A single window of Phyllostomus discolor isolate MPI-MPIP mPhyDis1 chromosome 13, mPhyDis1.pri.v3, whole genome shotgun sequence DNA harbors:
- the LOC114509205 gene encoding guanine nucleotide-binding protein G(I)/G(S)/G(O) subunit gamma-5-like yields the protein MSGSSSVTTMKKVVQQLRLEAGLNHVKVSQAAADLKQFCLQNAQHDPLLAGVSSSTNPFRPQKVCSFL from the coding sequence ATGTCTGGTTCCTCCAGTGTCACCACTATGAAGAAGGTGGTTCAACAGCTCCGGCTGGAGGCTGGGCTCAACCACGTGAAGGTTTCCCAGGCAGCTGCAGatttgaaacaattctgtctGCAGAATGCTCAACATGACCCCCTGCTGGCTGGAGTATCTTCAAGTACCAACCCCTTCAGACCCCAGAAAGTCTGTTCCTTTTTGTAG